A window of Rhipicephalus microplus isolate Deutch F79 chromosome X, USDA_Rmic, whole genome shotgun sequence genomic DNA:
CCAAACGTTTGGCCGAAAAGATGTCCTCATCGACGACCGTATTGACAGCCTTCTAGCCATCGAGCCAAGCGAGAAATCATCGCAGGTATCAAGGCTGCAGGACCTGCACGAAAACATACACTTCTGTACCAGCTGTTTGGACAGCTTTGGTATGCCATCTTCCGAATACGTGGTTCTTCTGCAACGGGTTCGAATGCGCTCATTGTCAGAGGACCTGGCTATCCAGTACCGAAGCCGCATGAAAACCGAGACAGATGCCGCGGACTCTGTAGTCTAGTCGACAGACGAGCAAGTGCAGGCAATCCTGAAGTTCCTTCAAGTGGAAGTCGAAATCAAAGAGGAGAGCCGTGGTCACGCGAGAAACCCGGATCCGTGAGCCTGTCACCAAACCGTCATTTAACTTTGGACACCGTGATGCCACCTGCCGTCCACATTAGCACTGACAGCACGGTCATCATCGGCCAGTTCGAATTCCAGGCCTGACCCCGCCATGATGAGCTagcggctaaggtattcggctgctgacccgcgcgtcttgggattgaatcgcggcggcggcggctgcattcacgatggaggcggaaatgttgtaggcccgtgagctcagatttgggtgcacgttaaagaacacgaggtggtcaaaatatctagaaccctctactacagcgtctctcaaaatcatatggtggttttcggaagttaaaccccacatatcaatatataaATTGAAGTTAAGGCCTGAACAGACTATACGCCCCCTCTGTGGCATCTCGGGACACATGACCCGTGATTGTCGGGTCACGCTATCAGCAGAGTAAAAGCGTACACGTCTTTTAGCTACAGCATCTGCTTCAGGTACGGGAAGCAAGCACACATTACTCGCAGTTGCCGAACCGCACCCTTGCTTAAGTGGGAACGATGCTCCGGACGCCATATCTCGGCTCTATGCAAGATCTGGAGCCAAAGAGGAACTGACGGTCCACAGTTGACTGCAACCGAACCTCTAGAGGTGACCTCAAAACGAGAAAAGCGCGTAAGAAAGGCTCCAGCAAGCAGCACGCACTCGTCATCTGTGTTGCTCCAAACAACCACAGATTAGGCGTTCAAAACCGATGGGCGTGTACCCTTGCGCCTGCTGGATGACACTGGCAGCCAACAAACGTTCCTCCGTAAGGACATATCGCAGCAGCTTCCCCTATCTTGCACTGTAACCGAAGAGGTGGACGTCTTTACGTTCGGCGGCTCAAAACATCCACAATATTACCTGTGCCGAAGGGTAAACGTCACGCTCTGTGGATGTACGGAGCCTATCGACGTCAATCTTGAAGCTCTGGAGATTCCAGAGGTCTGTACCGTAAATGATCCCGCGTAAGAGCCGAGCGTTATCGCTATGATGCGTGACCGCAGTCAGGCATTTGCTGATGCACCTCAAGGGTAACAACCGCAAGACTCTATGATAAGCGCTTTGATCGGCTCAGACCACAAATGAAGGGTAGTGACTGGGCGTGTCGAGCGTTTCATTGGCACTCTGTGCGCAGTTGAGACCATATTTAGCTGGGTCATTCAAGGAGTGGGCGCCAACGTTAACTATCGGTTGTCCTCGCGTAACATCAGTGCCACTGCCTTGTTCCTGGCTTGTTCCGACAACTGGTGCACTGAAGTTCTACCTCGAGACCCATCAGACATCTAGCGCTTGGACGCCATCGGTATCACTGACGGACAAGAAGACGTCAGCAAGCACCAGCGCTCCTCCACTTTCATAGCAGAGTATGCAAGAGTGCAGGGCGCTACGAGGTACCGCTGATGATCAAGTCAAAAGGTCTCACGTCATGTACGAACCGAAGTGTGGCTGAAACCAGGCTGAAGCGTCAGCTTCAGTGGCTCGAAAATCACCCAGAGTTTCTGCAAGAATACCATGTCATATCAGCGAGTACTTTAAGGATGGGCTTGCAGAGTGAGTAGCACCGTTAGCACCTCTTGGACACACCATCTACTACATGCCTCATCATGCGGTAGTGAGACGAGAGGCCGTGACTACAATGGTCCGCGTCGTATTCGACCCGTCGTCGCATGAATACAGTGGACCGTCATTGAATGACATGCTCGATAAAGACACAGTGTTGGGTCCGGAACTCCTGCAGTTGCTCTTGCAGTTTAGGAGCACTGAATTCGTTCTTACTGCAGACATCCGAAACGCATTCGTCCAGATATGCATCAAACCGGAAGACAGAGGCGCGCTTAGGTTCCTGTGGATTGACCATCTTCCCTCCTCTGACCATCCCGTCTCGACAATCGTCGAGTGGCGCATGAGCAGGGTTCCGTTCGGAGTGTCTTCTAGCCCGTGTATGGTGTCAGCAACCCTGCAGCACCACCTTGCACACTTCCACCCGTCTGTTGGTACCTGGACACCTGGTACCTGCAGAGGGGTGGCGGTGTGCGAGCTGGTGCTGATACCGCCACCCATCTACAGTGGCCATTTCACGTTGACGAATTAATCATGGGTGCGTGTTCCGAAGAGAAGGTGTTGAAGATTTACAGGGAAACATATGCTATCGTTGCCGACGCCGGAACGCAATTGCAAAAGTGGTGCTCCAACTCCCGCCTTCTATGCGCACAGTTCTTGAAGGATATCCTCGCACTTGAGAATGTTACCGAAGAGAGCTCCAAGTCCAAGTTGATTGGTCTACGTTGGGATCGCTAATCGATCATAGCATCATCACTTCACAAGCCGTATTCGCATTCATTGCAACCAAACCGTCGACGGAGCGAACCGTTTTTCCACCCTTCGCCAGACTCTTCGACCCGCTAGGCTTTGTTGCTCCGTCTCAGGCGACAGAACGAATCCTGTTTCACCGGCTATTGCGACAAGACTGGGACAAGCCTCTTCATCTTGACATTGAGGAAATATGGAAGAAGTGGGTGCCGAAACTGCATGTTCTGTCTGCCATTCGATTTCAACGTTGTCTCGCAGTTGCATCGCAAGAGCATGGACGCACAATGGTACACTTGTTTGCTGATGCCAGCCCTCATGCGAATGGAGTCGCCGTGTTTGTGCGCTAGCTACTCGAAAACGGCCGTTTTACAGTGCGACTGCTCATGAGCAAGTCTCGCCCTGCTCCACTGAATAGAACCACACTACCGTGTCTATAgagctttttgcctgtttttagCGGCGAGGTAACAGAATTACATCCAGAAACTGCCCGAGTTCTCATCCTGGGTCACCTCTTTCTGGACGGCTTCAATCATTGCACGACATTGGGTCTTTGGCGATGCGACCTTCGTAAGGAACCGTCTGCAAGAGATTCAGACTTTGACTCGAGGCTACACTTGGCGGCACTGCGCGAGCGCAAACAATCCAGCAGGCCTTTCGACGCGCGAATGTCCGCAGCAGTTCTAAGACAAGAGACCAAGTAGTGGAATGCACCTCCTTCGTTGGCTGAACCAGAAGGCATCTGGCCTCTGAATCCTCGCCCTGATCTGACGGTGCAGGACTTCAACAGCGAATTGCCGGCCATGTTATCAACTGCACTATCAGCTCAAGCCACACACCCGCCTAGACCACTACTGGACCTAAAGAAGTACAGCTAACTCTTTAGGCTCCTAACAGTAATTGCCTGGATTTGAGGTTCGTTTGCAACGCCTCCAGAAATTAGCCATCCTCCTCTGGGCCGTTGACATCTCTGGAAATAGATAACGCATTGCGGTACTTGATCAAATTTGTCTAGAAAACCGGCTTTCCATAGGACGTCGCCGCGCACCGCGCAGGCCAGCCTTTGCCATCAGATCCCAATGTTCCGAAACTAAGGCCGGATATGGACCAGCACGGGTTGCTAAGAGTTGCAAGTCGCTTACAAAAACTTGATGGACCAGAGGAGCTTAAACACCCAATCCTATTTCCAAAATACAACGTGTTTACGAGGCTCCTGGTACGCGCGGCGCATGCCCGTCTTTTTCACGCTGTTGTTCAAGTTATACGCTGCTGGACCTCCGAACAAGGTTTTGGGTTTTAAAGGGCACACAAACAGCTAAAAGGCGGCTTCAGACGTGCTTGACGTGTCATCGCTGATGTTTGCGTCCAGCGTTAGTCACAGTGGCACCATTGCCGAAAGACCGCATAACGGAGGCGTCACCGTTTGATGTTGTGGGAGTAGACTTTTGCGGCCCACTGTACTACCGCTCTACTCAACAGTTTGCGAAACTTTATATTGCCGTTTTCTCCTGTGCGATGAAGCAGGCAGTGCAGTTACAATTAATCTCGGACATGACAACCCACTCACTCATTTCTTCTTGCCTTTCGCTGATTTATGTCTAGGAGGGTTGTCCCATCTACGGTTTATTCGGATAACGCAAAAACCTTCCGCAGCTGTTCCAAGCAACTGCCATACCTGCTCAGCGGGAGCGTGCAAAACCACGCATGTACccaccgatagatagatagatatgtggggtttaacgtcccaaaaccactatatgattatgagagacgccgtagtggaggactccggaaatttagaccacctggggttctttaacgtgcacccaaatctgagcacacgggcctacaacatttccgcctccatcggaaatgcagccgccgcaaccgggattcgaacccgcgccctgcgggtcagcagccgagtaccttagccactagaccaccgcggcggggccatgtaCCCACCGAATCTACTGGAAGTTCATCACCGAACGAGCCCCGTGGTGGGGAGGCTTCTGGGAGTAAGTCATACGGAAAATTAAGGATGCGCTCGAGCGCTGCCTTGAACGAAGCAGTCTCAGTGACGAACAGCTGCTCATTGTGCTGGCGGAGGGGAAAGCGTTCGTAAACTGCCACCCTCGCACCGAACTCTGCGCAGACGCCGAGGATGCAGTGGCACTGACGCCATGGCATTTCTCAACAGGCAAGCGTGTTGTGGAATTACCAGAAAACACAAGCGGTAGTTTGCCTAGTTACACCGCACATGAATTGCGAAGGAGGGTGAGATACAGAGACAAACTCCTGCACCAATTGTGGACACGGTGGAAGAAAGAATATTTACCTAACCTGCGCTCCGCCAATCACTGCCAGCCGTCGTCTTCGTCCCAGCTGCATGTCGGTGACTTGGTGGTTGTTAGAGACGACAACGTGCCATCACTGCAATAGAAGCTCGTCAGAGTAGTCGAGGCCTTTGCAGGCTGAGAAGGCCTCGAGAAGTATTTCAATATCGCCTTCCCCAACTGCCAGAAAGTTCATTGCGCCGCTCAATGGTGGTTGTACCCTATGGACCCAAGCGACCATGCCGCGGTCCCGTGAGGATGTTAAATTTACCATGGGAAAACGTTGGTGGGAAACGCTATGCTGTGCACCGGACGCGTGAAGATTTGAGCGTAGGGTGGGGGGCACGTGAACACGCAATAAACAAA
This region includes:
- the LOC142775174 gene encoding uncharacterized protein LOC142775174: MVRVVFDPSSHEYSGPSLNDMLDKDTVLGPELLQLLLQFRSTEFVLTADIRNAFVQICIKPEDRGALRFLWIDHLPSSDHPVSTIVEWRMSRVPFGVSSSPCMVSATLQHHLAHFHPSVGTWTPGTCRGVAVCELVLIPPPIYSGHFTLTN